The following are encoded together in the Acinetobacter radioresistens DSM 6976 = NBRC 102413 = CIP 103788 genome:
- the fis gene encoding DNA-binding transcriptional regulator Fis, which yields MNSKSPIFTAQSDVALRIHVDRAVRHYFASLQGEQPSQVYDMVLAEMEKPLLSVVLEYTRGNQTRAAEILGLNRGTLRKKLKAHGLMSE from the coding sequence ATGAATAGCAAATCTCCTATTTTTACTGCACAATCTGATGTTGCACTTCGCATCCATGTAGATCGCGCGGTTCGCCATTACTTTGCGTCTTTGCAAGGTGAGCAACCATCTCAGGTATATGACATGGTGCTGGCAGAAATGGAGAAACCTCTTTTATCTGTAGTTCTAGAATATACTCGCGGTAACCAGACACGGGCCGCCGAGATTCTTGGACTGAACCGTGGTACTTTACGTAAAAAGTTGAAAGCTCACGGTTTGATGAGTGAATAA
- the purH gene encoding bifunctional phosphoribosylaminoimidazolecarboxamide formyltransferase/IMP cyclohydrolase, with translation MTIKRALISVSDKTGIVDFAQNLVALGVEILSTGGTYKLLKDNNIAVVEVSEHTGFPEMMDGRVKTLHPKIHGGILARRGLDEAVMQEHNIAPIDLVVVNLYPFAATVAKPDCSLADAIENIDIGGPTMVRAAAKNHASVGIVVNASDYAAVVAELKAEGSLSYATRFDLAVKAFEHTAQYDGMIASYLGARVGKEEGQADKFPRTFNTQLNKAQDLRYGENPHQSAAFYIDPAATEASVATAKQLQGKELSYNNIADTDAALECVKSFAKPACVIVKHANPCGVAVSLDGIKAAYDLAYATDPESAFGGIIAFNRQLDVETAQAIVDRQFVEVIIAPSIAEGVLEVTGAKKNVRVLVCGELPAIDERAPQLDYKRVNGGLLVQDQDLGMITKDDLKVVTKRAPTEQEIDDLIFAWKVAKYVKSNAIVYAKNRQTIGVGAGQMSRVNSARIAAIKAEHAGLIVEGAVMASDAFFPFRDGIDNAAKAGIKCIIQPGGSMRDEETIAAADEHGIAMVFTGMRHFRH, from the coding sequence ATGACTATTAAACGCGCTTTAATCTCTGTTTCTGATAAGACGGGCATCGTAGATTTTGCTCAAAACCTTGTTGCATTAGGAGTGGAGATCCTTTCAACTGGTGGTACTTACAAACTACTTAAAGACAATAATATTGCTGTGGTTGAAGTATCAGAGCATACCGGTTTTCCAGAAATGATGGATGGCCGTGTTAAAACCCTGCATCCAAAAATTCATGGGGGTATTCTTGCACGTCGTGGTCTAGACGAAGCTGTTATGCAAGAACACAATATTGCTCCGATTGATCTGGTCGTTGTTAACCTGTACCCATTTGCTGCTACTGTTGCAAAACCTGACTGTTCACTGGCAGATGCAATTGAGAATATCGACATCGGTGGCCCTACCATGGTTCGTGCTGCGGCAAAAAATCATGCCTCTGTAGGTATTGTGGTAAATGCTTCTGATTATGCAGCCGTGGTTGCTGAGCTTAAAGCTGAAGGGTCCTTATCTTACGCAACCCGTTTTGACCTGGCAGTGAAAGCATTTGAACATACTGCGCAATATGATGGGATGATTGCATCTTACTTAGGCGCTCGTGTCGGTAAAGAAGAAGGCCAAGCAGATAAATTCCCACGTACGTTCAATACTCAGTTAAATAAAGCTCAAGATTTACGTTACGGTGAAAACCCGCATCAATCTGCTGCATTCTATATAGATCCAGCAGCAACCGAAGCTTCTGTTGCCACTGCAAAACAGTTACAAGGCAAAGAATTATCTTATAATAATATTGCTGATACTGATGCAGCACTTGAATGCGTGAAATCATTTGCTAAACCTGCTTGCGTGATCGTAAAACACGCGAATCCATGTGGCGTTGCAGTTTCTCTAGACGGTATCAAAGCAGCGTATGACCTTGCATACGCAACGGATCCAGAATCTGCATTCGGTGGCATCATTGCATTCAACCGTCAATTAGACGTCGAAACTGCACAGGCGATTGTTGACCGTCAATTCGTTGAAGTGATCATTGCACCAAGTATTGCTGAAGGCGTGCTTGAAGTCACTGGTGCGAAGAAAAATGTACGTGTACTGGTTTGTGGCGAGCTTCCTGCGATTGATGAACGTGCTCCACAGCTTGACTATAAACGTGTAAATGGCGGTTTGCTGGTTCAAGATCAAGACTTGGGCATGATCACTAAAGATGATCTTAAAGTTGTGACGAAACGTGCACCAACTGAACAGGAAATCGATGATCTGATTTTTGCCTGGAAAGTGGCGAAATACGTAAAATCTAACGCGATTGTGTATGCTAAAAACCGCCAAACGATTGGTGTGGGCGCAGGTCAAATGAGCCGTGTTAACTCAGCTCGTATTGCTGCAATCAAAGCGGAACATGCAGGACTTATAGTTGAAGGTGCAGTCATGGCATCAGATGCATTTTTCCCGTTCCGCGATGGTATCGACAATGCTGCCAAAGCAGGTATCAAATGCATTATTCAGCCAGGCGGTTCAATGCGTGATGAAGAAACGATTGCTGCTGCGGATGAACATGGAATTGCCATGGTCTTTACTGGCATGCGTCATTTCCGCCACTAA